One stretch of Deinococcus fonticola DNA includes these proteins:
- a CDS encoding metal-dependent transcriptional regulator produces the protein MTRTLSPSAEDYLKHLYVLGQTGKVNTQALADALAVAPASATGMLRKLTEQGLVSHVPYQGARLTAEGERVALEVLRHHRLLELFLHRALGVPLDEVHEEAERLEHALSEKLEARIAAWLGDPTHDPHGDPIPSLTGELPERAERRLSQLAVGQRAVVARVPDDDAVQLRALMAADLTPDSPLKLLSVDTALGTLTVEVAGHPLTLSLVVAAQVHVHSVKSSPS, from the coding sequence ATGACCCGCACGCTTTCGCCTTCTGCCGAGGATTACCTGAAGCACCTGTATGTGCTGGGGCAGACGGGCAAGGTGAATACGCAGGCGTTAGCGGACGCGCTGGCCGTTGCGCCGGCCAGTGCCACGGGTATGCTGCGGAAACTGACGGAGCAGGGCCTGGTGTCTCACGTGCCGTATCAGGGGGCGAGACTCACGGCGGAAGGCGAGCGGGTGGCGCTGGAGGTGCTGCGCCATCACCGGCTGCTGGAGCTTTTTCTGCACCGGGCGCTGGGCGTACCGCTTGACGAGGTTCACGAGGAAGCCGAGCGGCTGGAGCACGCCCTGAGCGAGAAACTGGAAGCCCGCATCGCCGCCTGGCTGGGTGACCCGACCCACGACCCGCACGGTGACCCCATTCCCTCGCTCACGGGCGAGTTGCCCGAGCGGGCAGAGCGGCGCCTGTCTCAACTGGCAGTGGGGCAGCGGGCGGTGGTGGCGCGCGTGCCGGACGACGACGCGGTGCAGTTGCGGGCCCTGATGGCGGCGGACCTGACGCCCGACTCTCCGCTGAAGCTCCTGAGCGTGGACACGGCCCTGGGGACGCTGACGGTGGAAGTGGCGGGCCACCCGCTCACGCTTTCGCTGGTGGTGGCCGCGCAGGTTCACGTGCATTCTGTGAAGTCCAGCCCGTCGTGA
- a CDS encoding adenosylcobinamide-GDP ribazoletransferase has product MPRDLRALLLALTFLTTLPFPQPRGVEDGDFARASSFYPLAGFVVGGVVALLLWLPLPLPGGVRAALALGAWLAVTGLLHFDGLVDSADALFVMKSPQRRLEILKDVHVGAFGLATGVLALLTLWSLLGSSLPFFAPVVAAVVARTLLLWPMNFYPAARPGSLGAISRQGNGAIALLLALPTLFFPGAWLAWLVGLLTVLVTARFAASRLGGGLTGDSYGFIIMVTELAVLCAYAWGKAG; this is encoded by the coding sequence GTGCCGCGTGACCTTCGTGCCCTGCTGCTGGCCCTGACCTTTCTGACGACCCTGCCTTTTCCGCAGCCGAGAGGGGTTGAGGACGGGGATTTCGCGCGGGCAAGTAGTTTTTACCCGCTGGCAGGGTTCGTGGTGGGCGGTGTGGTGGCGCTGCTGCTGTGGTTGCCGCTGCCTTTGCCAGGCGGCGTGCGGGCGGCGCTGGCGCTGGGGGCGTGGTTGGCGGTGACGGGCCTCCTGCACTTCGATGGGCTGGTGGACAGCGCGGACGCCCTGTTTGTCATGAAATCCCCGCAGCGGCGCCTGGAAATTCTGAAGGACGTGCATGTGGGCGCGTTCGGTCTGGCGACGGGCGTTCTGGCGCTGCTGACGTTGTGGAGTCTGCTGGGCAGCTCCCTGCCTTTTTTCGCACCGGTGGTGGCGGCGGTGGTGGCCCGGACGCTGCTGCTGTGGCCCATGAACTTTTACCCGGCGGCGCGTCCCGGCTCCCTGGGAGCCATTTCCAGGCAGGGCAACGGGGCCATTGCTTTGCTGCTGGCCTTGCCCACGCTTTTTTTCCCGGGGGCATGGCTGGCGTGGCTGGTGGGCCTCCTGACGGTACTCGTGACCGCCCGCTTTGCCGCCTCCCGCCTCGGTGGGGGGCTGACCGGGGACAGTTACGGATTCATCATCATGGTCACGGAGCTCGCGGTGCTGTGCGCCTACGCCTGGGGAAAGGCCGGGTAA
- a CDS encoding glycerophosphodiester phosphodiesterase: protein MSPILLGHRGSPHQFRENTMPGYQAALAAGLDGVEVDVRRLVDGTLVLHHDAHLPDGRFLRDLRRSEVPAWLPTLPEFLAWMADTGTYANIEFKWEREVWRPDDRVERTLDLVRGLGLGRRVLVSSFNPLYLLAARQVAPEIERGFLFERELAPALITTIMKVTASVALHPRFSLIDRELMALARQRGWRVNTWTVNDVAEVQRLTGLGVDALIGNFPEVLLTARRRPDTETI, encoded by the coding sequence ATGTCGCCCATCCTGCTAGGTCACCGTGGTTCGCCTCATCAGTTCCGTGAGAACACCATGCCGGGCTATCAGGCGGCGCTGGCGGCCGGGCTGGACGGCGTGGAGGTGGACGTGCGCCGCCTGGTGGACGGAACGCTGGTGCTGCACCACGACGCGCATTTGCCGGATGGGCGGTTTCTGCGGGACTTGCGGCGTTCTGAAGTGCCGGCGTGGCTGCCCACGCTGCCGGAGTTCCTGGCCTGGATGGCGGACACCGGCACTTACGCCAACATCGAGTTCAAGTGGGAACGCGAGGTGTGGCGGCCGGACGACCGAGTAGAGCGCACGCTTGACCTGGTGCGCGGGCTGGGCCTGGGGCGGCGTGTACTGGTCAGCAGTTTCAACCCGCTTTATCTGCTGGCGGCCAGGCAGGTGGCGCCCGAAATAGAGCGGGGATTCCTGTTCGAGAGGGAGTTGGCGCCCGCCTTGATCACGACCATCATGAAGGTGACTGCCAGCGTGGCCCTGCACCCGCGGTTCAGCCTGATCGACCGGGAACTCATGGCGCTGGCCCGGCAGCGTGGCTGGCGCGTGAACACCTGGACCGTCAACGACGTGGCAGAAGTGCAGCGCCTTACCGGGCTGGGTGTGGACGCATTGATCGGGAATTTTCCCGAGGTGCTGCTGACAGCCAGACGAAGACCTGACACAGAAACAATTTGA
- a CDS encoding ABC transporter substrate-binding protein: MKRLTALLTLSMASVAAAQTTVEFWHSFGDAKRSGWIQARADEYNKTHPGVKVVPSYKGSYNDSLQATILAGRQNKAPALVQIFEVGSQLALDSGMFQPVSGVKNVDFSDYIKPVINYYTINGKVNSLPFNSSSPVLYYNKTLMQKAGLDPKTPPTTFAGIQKACAKIEAAKLGATCFGMSLNGWFVEQWMAQQGATLLNNGNGRQGRATATNLDSAAAKKIFDFFKTMNDRKWYTYSGKLEDWDGSDAIFTNQKAVFHITSTADIGNNRDAAKKNGFDMGVGVLPIPDGVKRNGVVIGGASLWIPKNISKAQAEAALDFALYMTNTQNMADWHKLTGYYPVRQSSIALLRKQGWFTQSPLQLVAFNQLTKTVPSPATAGGLNGAAIQTRKIVEEGIQKVLNGTPVADAMKDTKARADAALAEYNANFK, from the coding sequence ATGAAACGTCTCACTGCACTTCTGACCCTGAGCATGGCTTCCGTGGCCGCCGCGCAAACCACCGTGGAGTTCTGGCATTCCTTCGGGGACGCCAAGCGCAGCGGCTGGATTCAGGCCCGTGCCGACGAGTACAACAAGACCCATCCCGGCGTGAAGGTCGTCCCCAGCTACAAGGGCAGTTACAACGACAGCCTGCAGGCCACCATTCTGGCCGGACGTCAGAACAAGGCCCCGGCGCTGGTGCAGATTTTCGAGGTCGGCAGCCAACTGGCGCTGGACAGCGGCATGTTCCAGCCGGTCAGCGGCGTCAAGAATGTGGATTTCAGCGATTACATCAAGCCGGTCATCAACTACTACACCATTAACGGCAAGGTGAACAGCCTGCCCTTCAACAGCAGCAGCCCGGTGCTGTACTACAACAAGACCCTGATGCAGAAAGCGGGCCTCGACCCCAAGACCCCGCCCACCACCTTCGCCGGAATTCAGAAAGCCTGCGCCAAGATCGAGGCCGCCAAGCTGGGCGCGACCTGCTTCGGCATGAGCCTCAACGGCTGGTTTGTCGAGCAGTGGATGGCTCAGCAGGGCGCGACCCTCCTGAACAACGGCAACGGCCGCCAGGGCCGCGCCACCGCCACCAACCTCGACAGCGCCGCCGCGAAGAAGATCTTCGATTTCTTCAAGACCATGAACGACCGCAAGTGGTACACCTACAGCGGCAAACTGGAAGACTGGGACGGCAGCGACGCCATCTTCACCAACCAGAAGGCCGTGTTCCACATCACCAGTACCGCCGACATCGGCAACAACCGCGACGCCGCCAAGAAAAACGGCTTCGACATGGGCGTGGGCGTGCTGCCCATCCCCGACGGCGTGAAACGGAACGGCGTGGTGATTGGCGGGGCCAGCCTGTGGATTCCCAAGAACATCAGCAAGGCGCAGGCCGAGGCCGCGCTGGACTTTGCGCTGTACATGACCAACACCCAGAACATGGCCGACTGGCACAAGCTGACCGGCTACTACCCGGTGCGCCAGAGCAGCATCGCGCTGCTGCGCAAGCAGGGCTGGTTCACGCAAAGCCCGCTGCAACTGGTGGCCTTCAACCAGCTCACCAAGACCGTGCCCAGCCCCGCTACCGCCGGCGGCCTGAACGGCGCGGCCATCCAGACCCGCAAGATCGTCGAGGAAGGCATTCAGAAAGTCCTGAACGGCACCCCCGTCGCCGACGCCATGAAGGACACCAAGGCCCGCGCCGACGCCGCCCTGGCCGAGTACAACGCCAACTTCAAGTGA
- a CDS encoding carbohydrate ABC transporter permease: MIKPRQAAPDNGEERAVFKGVALPWVFLLPTLLILAVFIYLPALRTLKLAAYKANVILGTERFVGLANFAELLSSPAYRQVALQTFIFMLLTVSLGLLLSITLAWLASRPIRGAKTYRLLLIYPYALSPAIAGTLWLFLFNPEIGVVNQMLGAAFHVKPRWLDTPLLAFGLVTLAAIWKGLAYNIVFYLASIQNLPGDVMEAAEIDGASPAQVFWKVAFPLLTPITFFLVFTNIISALFDSFALTDILTRGGPYYHNAGITTFLVYQLYQDGFVNFKTGAAAAQAALMLALVAFVTWMQFRLGEKRVHYGA; encoded by the coding sequence ATGATCAAACCCCGTCAGGCCGCGCCTGATAACGGCGAGGAACGCGCCGTGTTCAAGGGAGTCGCGCTGCCCTGGGTGTTCCTGCTGCCCACCCTGCTGATCCTGGCCGTGTTCATCTACCTGCCCGCCCTGCGCACCCTGAAACTCGCGGCTTACAAGGCCAACGTGATCCTGGGAACCGAGCGTTTCGTGGGTCTGGCGAACTTCGCGGAGTTACTCAGCAGTCCCGCTTACCGACAGGTGGCGTTGCAGACCTTCATCTTCATGCTGCTGACCGTGAGCCTGGGCCTGTTGCTGTCCATTACGCTGGCGTGGCTGGCGAGTCGGCCCATTCGCGGGGCGAAAACCTACCGCCTGCTGCTCATTTACCCGTATGCGCTGAGTCCCGCCATTGCCGGGACGCTGTGGCTTTTCCTGTTCAACCCGGAGATCGGCGTGGTGAACCAGATGCTGGGGGCCGCCTTCCACGTCAAGCCGCGCTGGCTGGACACGCCCCTGCTGGCCTTCGGGCTGGTGACGCTGGCCGCCATCTGGAAGGGCCTGGCGTACAACATCGTCTTTTACCTGGCCAGCATTCAGAACCTGCCGGGCGACGTGATGGAAGCCGCCGAGATCGACGGGGCCAGTCCCGCGCAGGTGTTCTGGAAGGTCGCGTTTCCGCTGCTGACGCCCATCACCTTCTTTCTGGTGTTCACCAACATCATCTCCGCGCTGTTCGACTCGTTCGCCCTGACGGACATCCTGACGCGGGGCGGGCCGTACTACCACAACGCCGGAATCACCACTTTTCTGGTGTACCAGCTTTATCAGGACGGCTTCGTGAACTTCAAAACCGGGGCCGCCGCCGCGCAGGCCGCGCTGATGCTGGCGCTGGTGGCGTTCGTCACCTGGATGCAGTTCCGCCTGGGCGAGAAGCGGGTGCATTATGGCGCATAG
- a CDS encoding carbohydrate ABC transporter permease, which produces MAHSSRPHSSRHRGEWKTHAALSLAVFLVSAPLIFAVIKSTQVSSDVLSPKLMPGGAFLDNLRNVWTDAHLGRYMLNSLIVAFCVTTGKTILSLLAALAFVYFRFPLKGAAFVLVLLSLMLPTEVLIIALFDLVSRDLKWADTYQAIIIPFLASATGTFLFRQHFMNIPASLADAARIDGCGPLRFLTAVLVPMSWNTVGALAVIQFVYAWDQYIWPLVIMQKDDKQVVQVGLRKLIEVGGQTDWGAVMAGAIVTMLPPLIVFTLLQEQFSKGFALTEDK; this is translated from the coding sequence ATGGCGCATAGTTCCCGGCCCCACAGTTCCAGGCATCGCGGGGAATGGAAAACGCACGCGGCCCTCAGCCTCGCCGTATTCCTCGTCAGTGCGCCCCTGATCTTCGCCGTCATCAAGTCCACCCAGGTCAGCAGCGACGTGCTCAGCCCCAAACTGATGCCCGGCGGCGCGTTCCTCGACAACCTGCGGAACGTCTGGACGGACGCGCACCTCGGGCGGTACATGCTCAACAGCCTCATTGTCGCCTTTTGCGTCACCACCGGAAAAACCATCCTGAGCCTGCTGGCCGCGCTGGCCTTCGTGTACTTCCGGTTTCCCCTCAAGGGCGCGGCCTTCGTGCTGGTGCTGCTCTCGCTGATGCTGCCCACCGAGGTGCTGATCATTGCCCTCTTCGACCTGGTCAGCCGCGACCTGAAGTGGGCCGACACCTACCAGGCCATCATCATCCCATTTCTGGCGAGTGCCACGGGAACGTTCCTGTTCCGGCAACACTTCATGAACATCCCCGCGTCCCTGGCCGACGCCGCCCGCATCGACGGCTGCGGCCCGCTGCGCTTCCTGACCGCCGTGCTGGTGCCCATGAGCTGGAACACCGTCGGTGCCCTGGCCGTGATTCAGTTCGTGTACGCCTGGGATCAGTACATCTGGCCCCTGGTCATCATGCAAAAAGACGACAAACAGGTGGTGCAGGTCGGCCTGCGCAAACTCATCGAGGTGGGCGGACAGACCGACTGGGGAGCCGTCATGGCCGGAGCGATTGTGACCATGCTCCCGCCCCTGATCGTGTTCACGCTGTTGCAAGAGCAGTTCAGCAAGGGATTTGCGCTGACCGAAGATAAATAG